A genome region from Labilibaculum antarcticum includes the following:
- the proB gene encoding glutamate 5-kinase: MKRICIKIGSNVLTNENGELNTSRIKNIVHQISSLRNQGIQCILVSSGAVAAGKSKVKLPAKIDTVSARQVWSAVGQVELLNTYSSFLSEFDIGCAQVLVTKQDFRTREHYLNMKNCLNSLLNNGILPIINENDAVSVTALMFTDNDELSGLIASMMDVEALYLLSNINGIYTGNPNDSNSTVIQTVNGDINRLKQYITTQKSNFGRGGMLTKCTIAGRVAKSGIPVHIANGAIDNIVLELINSPDKVNHTSFTASKKASTVKQWLAGSDGFEKAELVINKGAEEALLSKEATSLLPIGIMNMIGDFEKGDIIKIIGSTGKVIGLGKTQYNKSKAESYIGTTGAKPLVHYDYLFLY; encoded by the coding sequence ATGAAACGAATTTGCATTAAAATCGGCTCCAACGTTCTTACAAATGAGAACGGAGAATTAAATACATCCCGAATTAAAAATATTGTCCATCAAATATCCTCACTACGAAATCAAGGAATACAATGTATTCTTGTATCATCGGGAGCGGTTGCTGCAGGTAAAAGTAAAGTAAAACTGCCCGCAAAAATTGATACTGTATCAGCAAGACAGGTATGGTCAGCTGTTGGTCAGGTAGAGCTACTGAATACCTATTCCTCTTTTCTTAGCGAGTTTGATATAGGATGTGCGCAAGTTCTTGTTACAAAACAAGATTTTCGAACAAGAGAGCACTATTTAAACATGAAGAACTGTTTAAATTCTCTTCTTAATAATGGAATTCTACCAATTATTAATGAAAATGACGCTGTATCGGTTACGGCTTTAATGTTCACCGATAATGATGAGTTATCTGGCTTGATTGCATCGATGATGGATGTTGAAGCACTTTATTTGCTGAGTAATATCAATGGAATTTATACAGGAAACCCTAATGATTCTAATTCCACCGTAATACAAACTGTAAATGGTGATATTAACCGATTAAAACAATACATCACGACGCAAAAATCTAATTTTGGAAGAGGTGGAATGCTAACCAAATGCACTATTGCCGGAAGAGTTGCCAAATCGGGAATACCAGTGCACATTGCTAATGGTGCAATTGACAATATCGTATTGGAACTTATTAATTCACCTGACAAGGTAAATCACACAAGTTTTACGGCAAGCAAGAAGGCATCAACAGTGAAACAATGGCTGGCGGGATCTGATGGTTTTGAAAAGGCCGAATTGGTTATTAATAAAGGTGCAGAGGAGGCTTTGCTCTCAAAAGAAGCAACAAGTTTATTGCCTATTGGTATCATGAATATGATTGGAGATTTTGAAAAAGGTGACATTATTAAAATAATTGGCTCAACAGGAAAAGTAATAGGACTTGGGAAAACACAATATAATAAAAGTAAAGCAGAAAGTTATATTGGAACAACTGGCGCAAAACCCCTGGTTCATTACGATTACCTTTTTCTTTACTAA
- a CDS encoding M3 family metallopeptidase encodes MTVQTNPLLNEFTTPYESAPFEKIEINHYLPAFTESVEIARMEIDQIADNTDQASFANTIEALEYIGHKLDRVASIFFNLNHANTNDEMQALAREISPMLTEFSNDIIMNEKLFSRVKEVYHQKGELKLTVEQEKLLTDRYKSFVRSGANLEKEKKDQIREISKELSKLSLLFGENVLAATNDFALYITDKKDLSGLPDGIIEAARTVAKENNKEGWGFTLQFPSYVPFMQYSDNRELREKMFKAYTSRCFNDKYDNQETLKRIVELRLKKVQLFGYNSYADFVLEERMAEKSSKVFDFLTELLDASMPKAKEEFKELQDYAKSLGADFKLERWDWSYYAEKLKTEKFDVNDEITRPYFELERVKKGVFSLATRLYGIKFNINPNLSKYHEEVDVYEVTNEKGEFLSLLYTDFHPRNSKQGGAWMTSFVDQYRKNGLDHRPHISIVCNFTKPGETKPSLLTFNEVTTFLHEFGHALHGMLSKCTYSSLSGTSVYRDFVELPSQFMENFATQKEWLDDVAEHYETGEKIPSEIVQKIIDSENFLSGYSFVRQISFGLNDMAWHSVTKPVTDEVAVFEDKAMASTELFDRVETSCMSTSFSHIFAGGYGAGYYGYKWAEVLDADAFDAFKTAGIFNKEIANSFRENILEKGGSDHPMNLYLEFRGKEPSIEPLLKRSGLK; translated from the coding sequence ATGACTGTACAGACAAATCCATTACTAAACGAATTTACTACTCCATACGAATCAGCTCCTTTTGAAAAAATTGAGATAAACCATTATTTGCCTGCTTTTACCGAGAGTGTTGAAATCGCGAGAATGGAAATAGATCAAATTGCTGATAATACAGATCAAGCAAGTTTTGCAAATACGATTGAAGCTTTAGAGTATATCGGACATAAATTAGATCGGGTGGCTTCTATTTTCTTCAATTTGAATCATGCCAATACAAATGATGAGATGCAGGCATTGGCCAGAGAAATTTCGCCAATGTTAACAGAGTTTTCAAATGATATCATCATGAATGAGAAACTATTCTCCCGCGTAAAGGAAGTTTATCATCAAAAAGGTGAATTGAAACTGACTGTTGAACAAGAAAAATTGTTGACAGATCGTTATAAATCCTTTGTGAGATCGGGTGCCAATTTGGAAAAAGAGAAAAAAGATCAGATTAGAGAAATATCAAAAGAGCTTTCTAAGTTAAGCCTGCTGTTTGGTGAGAATGTATTGGCTGCAACAAATGATTTTGCGCTATATATTACCGATAAAAAAGACTTATCCGGTCTACCGGATGGTATTATTGAAGCAGCAAGAACCGTTGCAAAGGAGAATAATAAGGAAGGATGGGGATTTACTCTTCAATTTCCCAGTTATGTTCCTTTTATGCAATACTCTGATAATCGAGAATTACGTGAGAAAATGTTTAAAGCATATACTTCTCGCTGTTTTAACGACAAATACGATAACCAGGAGACTCTCAAACGCATTGTTGAACTGCGTTTGAAGAAAGTTCAGCTATTCGGATACAATTCTTACGCAGATTTTGTTCTAGAAGAAAGAATGGCAGAAAAATCAAGTAAGGTTTTTGATTTTCTTACTGAATTATTAGATGCTTCGATGCCAAAGGCAAAAGAAGAATTTAAGGAGTTGCAAGACTACGCCAAAAGCTTAGGCGCTGATTTTAAATTAGAACGATGGGATTGGTCTTATTATGCTGAAAAATTAAAAACAGAAAAATTTGATGTTAATGATGAAATTACCCGACCTTACTTTGAGTTAGAAAGAGTTAAAAAGGGCGTTTTCTCGTTAGCAACACGTCTATACGGAATCAAATTTAATATCAACCCTAATCTTTCGAAATACCATGAAGAAGTTGATGTGTATGAGGTGACTAATGAAAAAGGAGAGTTTTTGTCCTTACTATATACTGATTTTCATCCTCGTAATTCGAAACAAGGAGGAGCGTGGATGACATCCTTCGTTGATCAATACCGAAAGAATGGTTTAGATCATCGTCCGCATATTTCTATTGTATGCAACTTCACGAAACCTGGTGAGACAAAGCCATCTTTGCTTACTTTTAATGAAGTAACAACATTCTTACATGAGTTTGGTCACGCTTTGCACGGAATGTTGTCTAAATGCACATATAGTAGTCTTTCCGGGACAAGTGTATACCGTGACTTTGTTGAATTGCCATCTCAATTTATGGAGAACTTTGCCACACAAAAGGAATGGCTTGATGATGTAGCTGAACACTACGAAACAGGAGAAAAAATTCCATCAGAAATTGTGCAGAAGATTATTGATAGTGAGAATTTCCTAAGTGGTTATTCTTTTGTGCGTCAAATTAGCTTTGGATTAAATGATATGGCATGGCATAGCGTTACAAAGCCGGTGACCGATGAAGTTGCTGTCTTTGAGGATAAGGCTATGGCATCAACGGAATTGTTCGATAGGGTTGAGACAAGCTGTATGAGCACTTCGTTTTCGCATATTTTTGCCGGAGGTTATGGTGCGGGATACTATGGATATAAATGGGCAGAGGTTTTAGACGCAGACGCTTTTGATGCTTTTAAAACTGCAGGTATATTCAATAAAGAAATCGCAAATTCATTTCGGGAAAATATTCTTGAAAAAGGGGGAAGTGATCATCCTATGAATCTATATTTGGAATTTAGAGGTAAAGAACCTTCTATCGAACCTCTTTTAAAGAGAAGTGGATTGAAATAA
- a CDS encoding YitT family protein, whose protein sequence is MAFITKEKFLSNEWISAYLYLIIGSIIFAVSDILFVVPYKLAPGGVYGIATVLNTMFSWKISYCTFAMEIPLVILGTIILGPRFGIKTIVSISIILFTVWIMETYISPGYAKVIADPMLNTIVAGVFYGISIGFIFKSRATSGGSDIIAMILAKYTKLSLGKLVMIVDGIIVLFTLVQPSETGAIGWEFAIYSLIIIYIEGKIIDMVVSGANYHKTVMIVSDQYESISSKIKNDLMRGATIFTGTGAYSGEEKKMVYSVMSRRELEILKLHIREVDPNAFVNVTEANEILGEGFKSLKEE, encoded by the coding sequence ATGGCTTTTATTACTAAAGAAAAGTTCTTATCAAATGAATGGATTAGCGCTTATTTATACCTCATTATTGGGAGTATTATTTTTGCAGTCTCCGACATTTTATTTGTCGTTCCTTACAAGTTGGCTCCAGGTGGGGTTTACGGTATTGCAACTGTCTTAAACACAATGTTTAGCTGGAAGATTAGTTACTGTACTTTTGCAATGGAGATTCCATTGGTAATTTTAGGTACAATTATTCTTGGTCCCAGATTCGGGATTAAAACAATTGTGAGTATTTCTATCATTCTGTTCACTGTTTGGATCATGGAGACATATATCTCCCCAGGTTATGCCAAGGTGATTGCAGATCCAATGCTGAATACAATTGTTGCAGGTGTTTTTTACGGTATCTCAATTGGATTCATTTTTAAATCACGTGCGACTTCAGGGGGGTCTGATATTATTGCAATGATTTTGGCCAAATATACCAAGTTGTCATTGGGTAAATTAGTAATGATTGTTGATGGTATTATTGTGCTGTTCACACTCGTTCAGCCAAGTGAAACTGGCGCTATTGGATGGGAATTTGCAATTTACTCATTAATCATTATCTATATTGAAGGAAAGATAATCGATATGGTTGTGAGTGGAGCAAATTATCATAAGACCGTAATGATTGTCTCTGATCAGTACGAGTCAATTTCCTCGAAAATTAAAAATGACTTGATGCGCGGTGCTACAATTTTCACAGGAACAGGGGCTTATTCAGGGGAAGAGAAAAAAATGGTTTACTCTGTAATGAGTCGAAGAGAATTAGAAATTCTTAAATTGCACATTAGAGAAGTTGATCCTAATGCTTTTGTTAATGTTACTGAAGCAAATGAAATTCTTGGTGAAGGATTTAAATCTCTTAAAGAAGAATAA
- the rpmB gene encoding 50S ribosomal protein L28, producing the protein MSRVCQITGKSVMVGNNVSHSKRRTKRRFYPNLFDKKFYLPEEDRWIELRISAAGVRLINKLGVKGALTKAQEKGFIKKY; encoded by the coding sequence ATGTCAAGAGTTTGTCAAATTACTGGAAAGAGCGTAATGGTTGGGAACAATGTTTCTCACTCAAAAAGAAGAACTAAGAGAAGATTCTATCCAAATCTTTTCGATAAGAAGTTCTATCTTCCTGAAGAGGATCGCTGGATTGAGCTAAGGATTTCTGCTGCAGGAGTACGACTAATTAACAAATTAGGAGTAAAAGGTGCACTTACGAAAGCTCAAGAAAAAGGATTTATTAAAAAATACTAA
- the rpmG gene encoding 50S ribosomal protein L33 produces MAKKGNRVQVILECTEHKVSGMPGTSRYITTKNKKNTPDRMEMKKYNAILKKVTVHREIK; encoded by the coding sequence ATGGCTAAAAAAGGCAATAGAGTGCAAGTAATTCTTGAGTGTACCGAGCACAAAGTAAGCGGTATGCCAGGGACTTCAAGATACATTACTACTAAGAATAAGAAAAACACTCCAGATCGTATGGAGATGAAAAAGTATAATGCAATTTTGAAGAAGGTAACTGTTCACAGAGAAATTAAATAA
- a CDS encoding DUF4295 domain-containing protein, producing the protein MAKKVVASLQKGEGRGFAKVIKMVKSPKTGSYSFKEEIVPNDKVKDFFAK; encoded by the coding sequence ATGGCTAAGAAAGTAGTAGCATCCCTACAAAAAGGTGAAGGCCGTGGTTTCGCTAAGGTAATCAAAATGGTAAAATCACCTAAGACTGGTTCATATTCTTTTAAAGAAGAAATTGTACCAAACGACAAGGTAAAGGACTTCTTTGCTAAATAG
- the ftsY gene encoding signal recognition particle-docking protein FtsY yields MGLFGSFSRSKKENLNKGLAKTKDSVFKKLTRVVVGKTTVDDDVLDELEEVLISSDVGVDTTLKIIGRIEKRVAEDKFLGASELNRILKEEISGLLEENNKGDYEAFDLPKSDNPYVIMVVGVNGVGKTTTIGKLAYQFKKAGKKVTLGAADTFRAAAVEQLRIWSKRVGVPVVDQGMGADPASVAFETLTQAKANGSDVVIIDTAGRLHNKINLMNELSKIKRVMDKVIPEAPHEILLVLDGSTGQNAFEQAKQFTLATEVNALAITKLDGTAKGGVVIGVSDQFKVPVKYIGIGESMEDLQVFNRNEFVDSLFS; encoded by the coding sequence ATGGGATTATTTGGGAGTTTTTCAAGATCAAAAAAAGAAAATCTTAATAAAGGACTTGCTAAGACAAAAGACAGTGTTTTTAAGAAGTTGACTCGTGTTGTTGTCGGTAAAACCACAGTTGATGATGATGTACTTGATGAATTGGAGGAGGTTTTGATTTCTTCTGATGTTGGGGTTGATACCACCTTGAAAATTATTGGACGAATTGAAAAGCGTGTAGCAGAGGATAAGTTCTTGGGAGCTTCTGAATTGAATCGTATTCTTAAAGAGGAGATTTCTGGTCTATTAGAGGAGAATAATAAAGGTGATTACGAAGCCTTTGACTTGCCAAAATCTGATAATCCTTATGTAATAATGGTTGTTGGTGTTAATGGTGTTGGAAAAACAACTACCATTGGAAAATTAGCTTATCAATTCAAGAAGGCTGGAAAAAAGGTAACACTTGGAGCTGCGGATACATTTCGTGCGGCGGCTGTTGAGCAATTAAGAATATGGTCCAAAAGAGTAGGTGTTCCGGTTGTAGATCAAGGAATGGGTGCGGATCCCGCTTCTGTCGCTTTTGAAACTCTTACTCAAGCTAAAGCAAATGGTTCAGATGTGGTTATTATTGATACTGCAGGACGTTTGCATAATAAAATCAACTTAATGAATGAGTTGAGTAAGATCAAGCGCGTGATGGATAAAGTTATTCCCGAAGCTCCGCATGAAATTTTATTGGTGTTAGACGGATCAACCGGGCAGAATGCATTTGAGCAAGCGAAACAATTTACCCTGGCAACCGAAGTAAATGCATTGGCCATTACTAAGCTTGATGGTACTGCAAAAGGGGGAGTTGTTATTGGTGTATCTGACCAATTTAAAGTACCTGTAAAATACATAGGAATTGGAGAAAGCATGGAAGATTTGCAAGTATTCAATAGAAACGAATTTGTAGATTCTTTATTTAGTTAA
- the rimO gene encoding 30S ribosomal protein S12 methylthiotransferase RimO, whose amino-acid sequence MNQTKINIVSLGCSKNLVDTELLMKQLDANQFQVGCDEENSDARTIIINTCGFIGDAKEESIDMILQYVEEKKAGRIDTLFVMGCLSERYRDDLVKEIPEVDHFFGKFEWQLIIKELNKDYKPDFKNFRMITTPKHFAYLKISEGCNRSCSYCAIPIITGKHVSRPMEDILEEARGLVKDGVKELLVIAQDLSYYGHDLYNESKLAELIQLLSEIDGLEWIKLHYAYPTQFPYGILKLMRENPKVCRYLDIALQHSSDNVLNLMRRGINREKTIELITKIREEVPGITLRTTMLVGHPGETEADMEDLMAFVSEMKFERLGVFPYSNEDDTYAAINYDDNIPLEIKESRKDDIMALQQGISRAVNEKRVGAELKVVIDRKDAEFYYGRTEFDSYEVDPEVLIPIKGADLKIGEFYTVKINDFEDYDLFGEVI is encoded by the coding sequence ATGAATCAGACGAAAATAAATATTGTTAGTTTGGGTTGTTCAAAGAATTTGGTTGATACTGAATTGTTAATGAAACAGCTTGATGCCAATCAATTTCAAGTTGGCTGTGATGAAGAGAATAGTGATGCAAGAACTATCATTATTAATACTTGTGGATTTATTGGTGATGCGAAAGAGGAGTCGATAGATATGATTCTTCAATATGTAGAAGAAAAAAAAGCAGGTAGAATAGACACATTATTTGTAATGGGTTGTTTATCCGAACGTTATCGTGATGATTTAGTGAAAGAGATTCCAGAGGTAGATCATTTCTTTGGGAAATTTGAATGGCAATTGATTATAAAAGAATTAAATAAGGATTACAAACCTGATTTTAAGAATTTTAGAATGATTACTACGCCTAAACATTTTGCTTATTTAAAAATCTCCGAGGGGTGTAATCGATCTTGTTCGTATTGTGCCATTCCTATCATTACAGGAAAGCATGTTTCCAGACCGATGGAAGATATATTGGAAGAGGCAAGGGGACTAGTAAAAGATGGGGTGAAGGAGCTATTGGTGATTGCTCAGGATTTATCCTACTATGGACATGATTTATATAACGAATCGAAACTTGCTGAATTGATTCAGTTGCTTTCTGAAATAGATGGTTTAGAGTGGATTAAGTTACATTATGCATATCCTACTCAATTTCCATATGGAATTCTCAAGTTGATGCGGGAGAATCCAAAAGTTTGTCGTTACCTTGATATAGCACTTCAACATTCCAGTGATAATGTATTAAATTTAATGCGAAGAGGTATTAATCGTGAGAAAACTATTGAGCTAATTACCAAAATTAGGGAGGAGGTTCCAGGAATTACTCTTAGAACTACAATGTTAGTTGGTCATCCTGGAGAAACCGAAGCAGATATGGAGGATCTCATGGCGTTTGTATCGGAGATGAAGTTTGAACGCTTGGGAGTTTTTCCATATTCAAATGAAGATGATACTTATGCGGCCATTAATTACGATGATAATATTCCTTTAGAGATAAAAGAAAGCAGGAAGGATGATATCATGGCTTTGCAACAGGGGATTTCACGAGCAGTAAACGAAAAAAGAGTAGGGGCAGAATTGAAAGTTGTGATTGATAGAAAGGATGCCGAATTCTATTACGGACGAACAGAATTTGATTCGTATGAAGTTGACCCGGAGGTTTTAATCCCAATTAAAGGAGCTGACCTTAAAATTGGTGAGTTTTATACCGTTAAAATTAACGATTTTGAAGATTACGACTTATTTGGAGAAGTAATATAA
- a CDS encoding 3'-5' exonuclease yields the protein MYLFFDTETTGLPKRWNAPVTDLDNWPRLVQLAWLLYDSRDNEIKRANRIIIPEGYIIPPEASNIHGISTQKAIDEGIDLTEALNEFSKALNEADFLIAHNISFDEVIIGAEFLRKDIKSRLIDIPKICTMKTTTNVCKIPGRSGYKWPNLTELHQFLFQKDFEGAHDALADVKACADCFFELKKTGMYQVQGSLF from the coding sequence ATGTACTTATTTTTCGATACAGAAACAACTGGTCTACCTAAACGTTGGAATGCTCCAGTTACAGATTTAGATAACTGGCCAAGACTCGTTCAATTAGCATGGCTTCTTTATGATAGTCGCGATAATGAAATAAAAAGAGCAAATAGAATCATTATTCCTGAAGGATATATTATTCCTCCTGAAGCTTCTAATATTCACGGCATTTCAACACAAAAAGCTATTGATGAAGGAATTGATTTGACTGAGGCATTAAACGAATTCTCGAAAGCATTAAACGAGGCTGATTTTCTTATTGCTCACAATATTAGCTTCGATGAAGTAATTATTGGAGCCGAATTTCTAAGGAAAGATATCAAAAGCAGATTGATTGACATCCCTAAAATTTGTACCATGAAAACCACAACTAATGTTTGTAAAATACCTGGGCGAAGTGGTTACAAATGGCCTAATTTGACTGAGCTTCACCAATTTTTGTTTCAAAAAGACTTTGAAGGTGCTCATGATGCACTAGCAGATGTTAAAGCATGTGCCGATTGTTTTTTTGAGTTAAAAAAAACCGGGATGTATCAAGTACAAGGAAGTTTATTTTAA
- the tpx gene encoding thiol peroxidase produces the protein MNKNNKKVAFAGNPMTLLGNEVKTETIANNFTALDQGLSPVQLSDFDGKVKILSIFPSIDTGVCSAQTHRFNKEAASLDKNIQIITLSNDLPFALGRFCGAEGITNLITLSDHKELDFGLKYGFVVEELRLLARGIVVIDKDNKVKYVEYVAEMTEEPNYEAALKVAKALV, from the coding sequence ATGAATAAAAATAATAAAAAAGTTGCCTTTGCAGGCAATCCAATGACTCTTCTTGGAAATGAAGTGAAAACTGAAACAATTGCAAATAATTTTACAGCTCTTGATCAAGGTTTATCTCCAGTACAACTATCTGATTTTGATGGGAAAGTAAAGATTTTATCTATCTTTCCATCTATTGATACAGGTGTTTGTTCGGCGCAAACCCATAGATTCAACAAAGAAGCTGCTTCTTTAGATAAAAACATACAAATCATTACATTATCTAATGATTTGCCATTTGCATTGGGGCGTTTCTGTGGCGCTGAAGGGATAACAAATTTAATTACCCTTTCCGATCATAAAGAACTTGATTTTGGATTAAAATATGGTTTTGTTGTTGAGGAATTACGTCTTCTTGCCCGTGGTATTGTCGTTATAGATAAAGACAACAAGGTAAAATATGTAGAATATGTAGCTGAAATGACAGAAGAACCTAATTACGAAGCAGCATTGAAAGTTGCTAAAGCATTAGTTTAA
- a CDS encoding ATP-dependent Clp protease ATP-binding subunit has protein sequence MDSKFSPRIKDVLSYSKEEAERLGNNAIGTEHLFLGILREGEGIAVDILISLGANLYDIRKNIEKNLKSDAISDLDQNNIPLQRSAERVLKLIYLEAKALKNNTIDTSHLLLAILKDEKSLVTQVLEDNTIDYNKVKDNLKTLFPKAQADYNPEDHEEKGGLSGGESKRTTSRGKSETPVLDNFGIDITKSAEEGTLDPIVGREREIERLAQILSRRKKNNPILIGEPGVGKSAIAEGLALRIIQKKVSRVLFGKRVVSLDLASIVAGTKYRGQFEERMKAILNELSKTTDIILFIDEIHTIVGAGGATGSLDAANMLKPALARGEIQCIGATTLDEYRQNIEKDGALERRFQKVMVEPTSPEETIEILNNIKERYEDHHNVFYTKEAIEACVKLTSRYISDRHLPDKAIDALDESGSRVHISNIHVPVIIEELEKKIEETRQNKIKAVKAQKFELAASFRDKEKTFSEDLDREKDKWEQELSLKKEKVSADDIAEVVAMMTGVPVKRIAQAEGSRLLKMATELQGKVIGQEDAISKIVKAIQRNRAGLKDPNKPIGTFIFLGPTGVGKTQLAKVLSNYLFDSNDSLIRIDMSEYMEKFAVSRLVGAPPGYVGYEEGGQLTEKVRRKPYSVVLLDEIEKAHPDVFNILLQVLDDGQLTDSLGRKVDFKNSIIIMTSNIGSRELKDFGKGIGFQSGGSESNDYTNNIIHKALKKAFAPEFLNRIDDLVMFNSLTQKDIHKIIDIELDGLYKRVNELGYHIKMSSAAKDFIAEKGYDVQFGARPLKRAIQKYLEDEMAEVIIKASISEGDTISVGFDKAKQKITTKVLKLQKELE, from the coding sequence ATGGATTCAAAATTTTCACCTCGTATAAAAGATGTACTTTCTTATAGCAAAGAGGAAGCTGAAAGGCTTGGTAATAATGCTATTGGAACGGAACATTTGTTTTTAGGAATTCTTCGTGAGGGTGAAGGTATTGCTGTTGATATTCTAATTTCATTAGGAGCCAACCTTTACGATATTCGAAAAAACATTGAGAAAAATCTGAAATCAGATGCAATATCTGACTTAGATCAAAACAATATTCCCCTGCAAAGATCAGCGGAACGTGTTCTTAAATTAATATATCTTGAAGCTAAAGCCCTAAAAAATAACACTATTGACACAAGTCATCTCCTTTTGGCCATCTTAAAAGATGAAAAGAGTTTGGTAACTCAAGTTCTAGAGGACAATACCATAGACTACAATAAAGTGAAAGATAATTTAAAAACACTCTTCCCTAAAGCACAGGCAGACTATAATCCAGAAGATCATGAAGAAAAAGGCGGATTGTCTGGTGGTGAATCTAAAAGAACTACATCAAGGGGAAAATCTGAAACTCCAGTATTAGATAATTTTGGTATTGATATAACCAAATCAGCAGAAGAAGGTACTCTGGACCCCATTGTTGGAAGAGAAAGGGAAATTGAACGATTGGCACAAATTTTAAGTCGTAGAAAAAAGAACAATCCAATTTTAATTGGTGAGCCTGGCGTTGGTAAATCAGCTATTGCTGAAGGACTTGCTTTACGGATCATTCAAAAAAAGGTGTCAAGAGTTCTGTTTGGAAAGAGAGTTGTTTCTTTGGATTTAGCCTCAATTGTTGCTGGAACAAAGTATCGAGGTCAGTTTGAAGAAAGAATGAAAGCCATTTTAAACGAGCTTTCAAAAACAACTGACATTATTCTTTTTATTGATGAAATTCACACTATTGTAGGAGCTGGTGGAGCTACAGGATCACTAGATGCAGCAAACATGCTTAAACCAGCCTTGGCAAGAGGTGAAATTCAATGCATTGGAGCAACAACGCTTGATGAGTATCGTCAAAATATTGAAAAAGATGGAGCCTTAGAAAGACGTTTTCAGAAAGTGATGGTTGAACCAACCTCTCCTGAAGAAACAATAGAGATTCTAAATAATATTAAGGAACGATACGAAGACCATCATAATGTTTTCTACACAAAAGAAGCCATTGAAGCTTGTGTCAAACTAACGTCCAGATACATAAGCGACAGACACTTGCCAGACAAAGCAATTGATGCTCTTGACGAATCAGGATCACGTGTTCATATTTCAAATATTCACGTTCCTGTAATCATCGAAGAATTAGAGAAAAAAATAGAAGAAACCCGTCAAAATAAAATTAAAGCTGTTAAAGCGCAGAAGTTTGAGTTAGCAGCAAGTTTTAGAGATAAAGAAAAAACTTTTTCGGAAGATTTAGATCGGGAAAAAGACAAATGGGAACAAGAACTTAGCCTTAAAAAGGAAAAAGTTTCTGCAGACGATATTGCCGAAGTGGTTGCAATGATGACTGGAGTCCCCGTAAAAAGAATTGCTCAGGCAGAAGGCTCCAGACTTTTAAAAATGGCTACTGAACTTCAAGGAAAAGTTATTGGACAAGAAGATGCCATTAGTAAAATTGTAAAAGCCATTCAAAGGAATAGAGCTGGTTTAAAAGATCCGAACAAACCAATTGGCACATTCATATTTCTAGGGCCAACTGGCGTTGGTAAAACTCAACTAGCTAAGGTTTTATCAAACTATTTGTTCGACAGCAATGACTCGCTTATACGAATTGACATGAGCGAATACATGGAGAAATTTGCTGTATCTAGATTAGTTGGAGCACCTCCGGGTTATGTTGGTTATGAAGAAGGTGGCCAATTGACAGAAAAAGTAAGACGCAAGCCTTATTCTGTTGTACTCTTGGATGAAATTGAAAAAGCACATCCAGATGTTTTTAATATTTTACTGCAAGTTCTAGATGACGGTCAATTAACTGATAGCTTGGGACGTAAGGTTGATTTTAAAAATAGCATTATCATCATGACTTCCAATATTGGCAGTAGAGAATTAAAAGATTTTGGGAAAGGAATTGGATTCCAATCAGGAGGATCTGAATCTAATGACTACACCAACAATATTATTCATAAAGCACTAAAAAAAGCATTTGCTCCCGAATTTCTTAACAGAATTGATGACTTGGTCATGTTTAATTCTCTAACTCAAAAAGACATTCATAAGATCATCGATATAGAACTTGATGGCTTATACAAGAGAGTTAATGAACTGGGGTACCATATTAAGATGTCTTCGGCAGCCAAAGATTTTATTGCTGAAAAAGGTTATGATGTTCAATTCGGTGCTCGTCCATTAAAACGTGCCATTCAAAAATATTTGGAAGATGAAATGGCAGAAGTCATTATAAAAGCAAGTATTTCAGAAGGCGACACCATCTCTGTAGGTTTTGATAAAGCCAAACAGAAAATAACTACTAAAGTTCTGAAACTACAGAAAGAATTAGAATAG